CATCTCCGATACCGACCCGGCCCTGGCCGGCAAGAACCAAAGGCCCCACGCGCAGGGATGAAAGCTGGGGCAGCGTCTCCGCCAACAGGTCCGGCGCGTTGCGACTGACGGCCTCGGCGGAGAGGCCATCCGCAATCACGAAGACAATATCCCACTCACCCGTCTCGAGTTTGACGATATCCGCCTCGACCACGCGGCGCCCGAGGTCGGGGCGTTGCAGGTATTCGGCTCGATCCGTCACGCGGGAGGCGATCCGGATAATCTGCGGGCAATGTGCGATCCGTGATGTCAGGGCTTGCTCGAGGGCGTCGAAATCCAGTGCGCTGTGAACCGAGTCCCTTGCCATGGCATGCGCGACGCGGAAGTCCAGCAGATGCTTCGTCGGTAGCCCATTTCCAGCCCGGCCCATACCGATACGGGCATTGGTGAAGCGGCGCAACCTGCGCCAGGGTTCATCCGGCAACATGGGCATCCTCCGCTGAATCGGGGAATTGCAGCAGTGCCCTTGGCGCCCTATCCAACTGGGGCCTGACGCGGCCATGGGTATCCAGGATGGCCATCTTCTGCAACCAGGCATCGAATTCGGGTGCCGGCCGCTTACCCAGCACCTGTCGGACATAGAGCGCGTCGTGGAAGCTGGTGCTCTGGTAATTGAGCATGATGTCGTCGGCGCCCGGCACGCCCATCACGAAATTCACGCCGGCGACGCCCAGCAGGGTCAGCAGGTTGTCCATGTCGTCCTGGTCCGCTTCGGCGTGATTGGTGTAGCACACGTCCACGCCCATCGGCACGCCCAGCAACTTGCCACAGAAATGGTCCTCCAGCCCCGCCCGGGTGATCTGGCGTCCGTCAAACAGGTATTCCGGGCCGATAAAACCCACCACCGTATTCACCAGCAACGGCCGGAAACGCCGCGCAACCGCGTAGGCTCGGGTCTCCATGGTCTGCTGATCAATGCCCTGGTGGGCATCCGCCGATAACGCGCTGCCCTGCCCGGTTTCGAAATACATGACATTGTCGCCCAGGGTGTAGCGCTTCATCGCGAGCGCCGCCTGGTGCGCCTCGTCCAGCAACGACAGCGAGATACCGAAGCTTTCGTTAGCCGCTTCAGAACCCGCAATCGACTGAAATACCAGGTCCACTGGCGCCCGGCGCTCCATGGCTTCCAACGCAGTGGTCACATGCGCCAGGACGCAGCTCTGGGTGGGGATATCGAAGCGCTGGCGCAGGTCGTCGATCAGTTCGAGCTGATGGACCATCGTATCCACGTTATCCGACACCGGGTTGATACCGATCACCGCGTCGCCACAGCCATACATCAGACCATCGAGGATCGAGGCGGCGATACCTGTGACGTCGTCGGTCGGATGGTTGGGCTGCAGCCTCACCGAGAGATGACCCGGCGCACCGACGGTATTGCGGAAGCGAGTGACCACGTGGCATTTCTGCGCGACGGCGATGAGGTCCTGGTTGCGCATCAATTTGGAGACCGCAGCGACCATCTCCGGCGTCAGGCCGGGCGCGAGCGAAGCCAATACGTCCGGTGTGGCGGTATCCCCCAGCAGCCAGTCCCGTAACTCGCCAACGGTGAGGCCGGCCACAGCCGTAAACGCTTTGGCATCGTGGGTATCGACGATCAGCCGGGTGACTTCGTCGGTCTCGTAGGGGATCACGGCTTCGTTGAGGAATTGCTTCAGGGGCAAGTCCGCCAGGGCTATCTGCGCGGCCACCCGCTCAGTAGCCGAGGCGGCGGCAAGCCCCGCCAGCTGATCACCTGAACGCAAAGGCGTGGCGCGCGCCATTAGGGTACGCAGATCCGGAAAGCTAAACCGTTCTCCGGATACAGTTGCTGAGTAAGCCATGCGTCCTCCATGGGCTGGTTAGGGACGGTTTCGTTCCTTTGTAGTCAGCAAAAATCTGCAAGCCCCATGCCTACACCGAAGCCATGACTGAGGATCAGTTCAGATCGACGCCAACTTCTTCTTCCGGCAGCACCTCTTTTTCTTCCAGTGCGGCAGAGCGCCATCGACGCATGCTGTCATGATCGCGCAGACGCGCGGCATACTGCTGCGCTCCATCGGAGAGTTCGACACCGTAGGTCAGAAAACGGAACGCCACGGGCGCAAAGAAACAGTCGGCTATGGAGAAAGAGCCGAACAACCAGGGGCCCAGTTCACCGTATTGCGTACTGTATTCGGTCCAAATGGCGTCGATTCGGGCCACCTCCTTTCTCGCCACCTCGCTCAGCTCCACCTGCCGTCTCGCCCGGCAGTTCATAGGCATCTCGCTCCGAATAGCGGAAAAGCCGGCATGCATTTCGGTACAGATTGCACGGGCCTGGGCCCGCGCCCATCGGTCAGCTGGCCAGCCCTGCCCCTCAAGGTAGGCTTCGGAAACGTATTCGCAGATCGCGAGGGAATCCCACACCGTTACGCCGCCATCGATCAATACCGGCACGCGGCAGGTGGGCGAGTAACGCCTCAGTCGATTCTGGATATTTTCTTTCTGCAGGGATTCCTGGATCTCCTCGAACTGGAGACCAAAGGCCGACATCAGCAGCCAGGGACGCAGTGACCAGGAGGAGTAGTTCTTGTTGCCGATGACGAGTTGCATGCCCAAGCCCCCAGAGGAGAAGTGAATTTCATGCCGCCGTGGCGATCGATGACTTGACTCATCAGCATAGAACGAAGGCAGCAAAGGTACACCCAAATCTCGCTTGGGCATGCGCCGCTGCCCGAACGCACCATCGGCGACAAACACCCTGGCATATGCACCCGATTGGTGCAGCGAGGCCAGGCACGGGTTTGCTCGGCGGGACGTCCAGAGGAGCAAACCCTAATAGAAATAGACGCCTACGGAAAATGGCACCGGCTTTGCTGACTCCCAGTTGAGGAATCAAATGGCGGGTCGCCATTTCGAAGGCCCACGGCCTTCCAGATTCACGACAACCTGAACACCAATAGACAGCTAGGGTTCCGGTCGGTCACAAGCCGATGCCTGGTCCGAGAGCGGTCGACCTTCTTGCAAGGTTACACGGCGGGACAAAAGCCCGGGAGGACAATCGATGGTACTCGCCATTTGATTCCTCTCGATGCTTTACGAATCACTCGACACCCGCTTGCCAAGGAGGTCACGATGACCCGTAAGCTGTACATAACAACTGCCCTGCTCTTATCCCTGACCTTTGCCCCCGTCACCTTTGCCCGGGATTCATTCAACGTCTGCTGGTCGATCTACGTCGGCTGGATGCCCTGGGGCTATGCCGAGAATGCCGGCATCATCGATAAATGGGCGGATAAGTACGACATCGACATCAATGTCGTGCAGATCAACGACTATATCGAATCCATCAACCAGTACACGGCCGGCCAATACGACGCCTGCGTGATGACCAACATGGACGCCCTCACCATTCCTGCTGCAGGTGGCGTTGACTCGACCGCACTGATCGTCGGCGATTTCTCCAACGGGAACGACGGCGTCGTCCTCAAGGGCAAGGATAGCCTGAGCGATATCGAAGGCCAGCGGGTCAACCTGGTCGAACTCTCCGTCTCCCACTACATGCTGGCCCGCGCCCTCGAAACCGTTGGCATGAGCGAGCGCGATATCACCGTGGTCAACACGTCCGACGCCGACATGGTCTCCGCGTACACCAGTGACGACGTCACCGCCGTCGCCACCTGGAACCCCCTACTGAGTGAAATCACCAGCATGCCCGACAGCCACCTGGTGTTCGACTCCTCGCGCATTCCCGGCGAAATCATCGACCTGATGGTGGTCAATACCGATGTACTGGAAGCCAACCCCAAACTGGGCAAGGCGCTGACCGGTGCCTGGTACGAAGTCATGACGGCCATGCAGGGCGAAGGCGAGGACGCGGTCCAGGTGCGCAAGGAACTGGCGGACGCCTCTGGCACTGATCTGGAAGGCTACGATAGCCAACTGGACAGCACCCGCATGTTCTACGACCCGGCCAAGGCGGTGGAATTCGTCAACAGCCCGGAACTGCAGGAAACCATGCAGAAAGTGGCAGAGTTCTCCTTCGAACACGGCCTGCTGGGTGAAGGTGCGCCCGATGCAACCTTCATTGGCGTGGAAACCCCGACTGGCACCTACGGCAATAGCGGCAATACCCAGCTCCGCTTCATTCCGGACTACATGCAGATGGCAGCCGACGGCGCGCTATAGCCTGCGGCCTGCCCGTGTCACCCCGGTCGCACGGCGACCGGGCCTGAACCGAAGCCGGAAACCGATCCATGAAGAAGCTGATCAACCAACAGCCGGGCATCGTGTCCCGCTGGGCCCTGGGCCTGCTGCCGTTCCTGGTCATCGCCGTGATCTACACGGCGGCCTCGAACGCACGCCTGGAGGAAAACCCCAACGATAAGCTGCTGCCCTCGAGTACAGCCATGGTGGAAGCCATGCAACGCATGGCGTTCGAGCCCAGCAAGCGCACCGGGGACTACGTGCTCTGGACCGATACGGCCGCAAGCCTGCAGCGCCTTGCGATCGGCGTCGGGCTGGCGGCACTGGCGGGGCTCGTATTCGGCATCGCCAATGGCGCCATTCCGCTGTTCCGGGCCGGCTTCTCGCCGCTGATTACAGGCATATCGTTGGTGCCGCCCATGGCCATCCTGCCCGTCCTCTTTATCGCCTTCGGGCTCGAAGAGCTGGCTAAGGTCATGCTGATCTTCATAGGCATCACGCCCTTCATCATCCGCGATCTCCAATTGCGGACCATGGAGATCCCCGAGGAACAGATCATCAAGATGCAGACCCTCGGCGCCAACACCTGGCAGATCATCGTCCGCCTGGTGTGGCCGCAGATCATGCCGCGACTGATCAGCGCCGTGCGCCTGTCGCTGGGTTCCGCCTGGCTGTTCCTGATCGCCGCCGAAGCCATCGCCGCAACCGACGGCCTGGGCTACCGGATCTTCCTGGTACGACGTTACCTGGCGATGGACGTGATCCTGCCCTACGTGCTCTGGATTACGCTGCTCGCCTTCGTCATCGACTTCCTGCTCAACCGGTATTCGCGATGGCGCTACCCCTGGTTCCACGGCCGGGCATCGTGAGGGAGGACACCATGGCCATTATCGAACTGAAGAACCTGTGGAAGGAATACGGGCCCGACGTGGTGCTCGAGCGATTGAATGCATCCGTCAGGACTGGCGAATTCGTCACCATTGTCGGTGCTTCCGGCTGCGGCAAGACCACTTTCCTCAAGATGCTGCTGGGCACCGAATCGCCCACCCGCGGCGAACTGCTGCTGGATGGCAAACCCATTGCGGCGGAACCGGACGAAACCCGCGGCATCGTCTTCCAGCGTTACTCCGTGCTGCCGCACCTGACGGCGCTGCGCAATGTGATGCTGGCCGGCGAACTGGAAGCCAGCCGCTTCCTGGGTCATACCTTCGGCCGCCAGCGTATGGCGCTGCAGAACGAGGCCCGCCAGATGCTAGAGGAAGTCGGCCTGGGCCACGCGCTGGATAAATACCCCCATGAGTTGTCCGGCGGCATGCAGCAACGCCTCGCCCTGGCCCAGGCACTGATGAAAAAGCCGCGCATCCTGCTCCTCGACGAACCGTTCGGAGCGCTGGACCCCGGTATCCGGCGGGATATGCACAAGCTGGTACTCAAGCTCTGGCGAGAGCAGCAACTCACGGTATTCATGATCACCCACGACCTGGACGAAGGCTTCTACCTCGGCACCCGGCTTTGGGTGTTCGATAAGGACCGTCTCGATCCCCAGGCACCCAATGCCTATGGAGCGCGCATCACCTACGACCTACCGGTCGGCCGTGACGAGCCCCAAGCCCTGGACACCATCGCGGACCGTGTGGACTCCACCGCCCGGGTCCTGAACGACTAGCCCAAACAAGGAGATGCGTAATGAGTGAAACGCTGATCTACGACTACACCATGCCCGGGGGCCATCACTGGTCCTTCCGCATGCGGCGCGGCACACGACTGCGGCTGACCGACCTTGAAGGCGGTGCCAATGCCGCCCTGTTGTTCTATAACCCGGAAAACCTGCTGGAGCGTTATAACGCGCCGGATACCCTAAAGGGCCAGCACACCTTCAAGCTGACCCGAGGCAACTGCCTCTATTCGGATATGGGCCGCTGCTTTGCCTCCGTCATCGAGGACAGCTTTGGTTGGCACGACACCGTCTGCGGCAACCTGAGCGCCGACGCCTGCCTGAAAAAGTACGGCGAGCACAGCTATCAGGCGTTCCGCAATGGCTGGTTCCTCAGCGGCGAAGCCAGCTTCCTCACCGAACTGGCCAAATATGGCCTGACAGAGCGGGACATGGCGGCCAACCTGAACCTTTTCAGCAAGGTCTACACCGACGAGGCAGGCAACCTCGCCTATGACCCGTCCGCATCCAAACCCGGCGCCCAGGTCGTCCTGCGTTTCGACATGGACACGCTGGTGCTGATGCACACCTGCCCGCACCCACTTAATCCCGCAAGTGCTTACCCGCGCCATCCCGTCAAGGTGGAATTCCTGACAGGACCGGCGATGACCGAAGACGACTACTGCCTGAACTTCCGCCCGGAAAACCGCCGCGCCCTGGAGAACACCCGGCTTTACTACCTGGACCCGGCCATCAGTCCGACCGTGGCGTACCAGAATCCATAAGGGAGCAAAAAAATGATCCGTGAAAGCCAACGTCAGATGCTCGCTGCCCATTTCCGGCAGGTGATCCCCGCCGGCGATTACTTCATCCACAAGATTCGGGCCGGAGACACCTTTCGCATCCTCGACCTCGAGGGTAACCAAGCCGCCGATACCCTGTTCTACAACGCCGATGACCCGGCAGAGCGCTACAGCGCGGTGGATACGGTTCGCGAGAACGGCAACGTCTATCTCACCGCCGGGACCCTGCTCATGTCCAACCGGGGCAACCCCATGCTTGAAATCGTTGCGGACACCTGCGGTCGGCACGACACCCTGGGCGGCGCCTGTGCCAGCGAAAGCAATACGGTCCGCTATGCCCTGGACAAACGTTGCATGCATTCCTGTCGGGACAGCTGGATGCTGGCGATCAACCGCCACGAGGAATTCGGCCTGAGCAAACGGGATATCACGCACAACATCAATTTTTTCATGAACGTGCCGGTCACCGCCGAAGGCGGGCTGACGTTCGAGGACGGTATCTCCGGGGCCGGCAAATACGTCGAACTGGAAGCCAAGATGGACATCACCGTGCTGATTTCCAATTGCCCCCAGCTCAACAACCCGTGCAACGGCTATAACCCGACGCCCATTGAAGTGGCGGTCTGGTCGCAGTAAGCGAAGGCTCACATCGGTCCTGCCCATCGACAGGATCACCGCGGGGACGACCCTGCCGGACAGAACGTGAAGACGGGACGACCCGTCAGCTCAGGATCACCACCATGTTCACCAAGGTATTGATTGCCAACCGCGGGGCCATTGCCACCCGCATCATCCGGACCCTGAAAACCCTCGGCATCACCAGCGTCGCCGTCTATGCCGAGGTCGATGCCGATTCACTCCACGTGCGCCAGGCCGACGAGGCGTATTCCCTCGGGCCGGGTAACGCCAGCCAGACCTACCTGGATCAGGACAAGCTGCTGGCGATCATGGAACACGCCAAGGTCGACGCGGTCCATCCCGGCTACGGTTTCCTCAGCGAGAACCCGGCCTTCGTCGAACGTTGCGAAGCCGCGGGCATTGCCTTTATCGGACCCACCGCGCAACAAATGCGGGACTTCGGTCTCAAGCACACCGCCCGGCAACTGGCCGAAGATGCACAGGTACCACTGCTGCCCGGCACGGGGTTGCTGGACGATGTTGCATCGGCACAGGAAGCTGCCCGCACGATTGGCTTTCCGGTCATGCTCAAGAGCACAGCCGGCGGCGGCGGCATCGGCATGCAGATCTGCCACGACGACGCCAGTCTGCACCAGGCCTGGGACAGCGTGAAGCGTCTGAGCGCCAACAACTTCTCGAATGACGGGGTATTTCTCGAAAAGTACATCGACAAGGCGCGCCATATCGAAGTTCAGGTTTTCGGTGACGGCCGCGGCGAAGCCATCGCTATCGGTGAGCGGGACTGCTCTGCCCAGCGGCGCCACCAGAAGGTGATCGAGGAAACCCCGGCGCCGAACCTCCCCGACGATGTCCGTCACACCCTGCACGACACCGCCTCGCGATTGATGGCGGCCGTCGACTATCGCAACG
The window above is part of the Marinobacter nanhaiticus D15-8W genome. Proteins encoded here:
- a CDS encoding putative urea ABC transporter substrate-binding protein; this translates as MTRKLYITTALLLSLTFAPVTFARDSFNVCWSIYVGWMPWGYAENAGIIDKWADKYDIDINVVQINDYIESINQYTAGQYDACVMTNMDALTIPAAGGVDSTALIVGDFSNGNDGVVLKGKDSLSDIEGQRVNLVELSVSHYMLARALETVGMSERDITVVNTSDADMVSAYTSDDVTAVATWNPLLSEITSMPDSHLVFDSSRIPGEIIDLMVVNTDVLEANPKLGKALTGAWYEVMTAMQGEGEDAVQVRKELADASGTDLEGYDSQLDSTRMFYDPAKAVEFVNSPELQETMQKVAEFSFEHGLLGEGAPDATFIGVETPTGTYGNSGNTQLRFIPDYMQMAADGAL
- a CDS encoding urea amidolyase associated protein UAAP2; this encodes MIRESQRQMLAAHFRQVIPAGDYFIHKIRAGDTFRILDLEGNQAADTLFYNADDPAERYSAVDTVRENGNVYLTAGTLLMSNRGNPMLEIVADTCGRHDTLGGACASESNTVRYALDKRCMHSCRDSWMLAINRHEEFGLSKRDITHNINFFMNVPVTAEGGLTFEDGISGAGKYVELEAKMDITVLISNCPQLNNPCNGYNPTPIEVAVWSQ
- a CDS encoding ethanolamine ammonia-lyase subunit EutB is translated as MAYSATVSGERFSFPDLRTLMARATPLRSGDQLAGLAAASATERVAAQIALADLPLKQFLNEAVIPYETDEVTRLIVDTHDAKAFTAVAGLTVGELRDWLLGDTATPDVLASLAPGLTPEMVAAVSKLMRNQDLIAVAQKCHVVTRFRNTVGAPGHLSVRLQPNHPTDDVTGIAASILDGLMYGCGDAVIGINPVSDNVDTMVHQLELIDDLRQRFDIPTQSCVLAHVTTALEAMERRAPVDLVFQSIAGSEAANESFGISLSLLDEAHQAALAMKRYTLGDNVMYFETGQGSALSADAHQGIDQQTMETRAYAVARRFRPLLVNTVVGFIGPEYLFDGRQITRAGLEDHFCGKLLGVPMGVDVCYTNHAEADQDDMDNLLTLLGVAGVNFVMGVPGADDIMLNYQSTSFHDALYVRQVLGKRPAPEFDAWLQKMAILDTHGRVRPQLDRAPRALLQFPDSAEDAHVAG
- a CDS encoding ABC transporter permease; amino-acid sequence: MKKLINQQPGIVSRWALGLLPFLVIAVIYTAASNARLEENPNDKLLPSSTAMVEAMQRMAFEPSKRTGDYVLWTDTAASLQRLAIGVGLAALAGLVFGIANGAIPLFRAGFSPLITGISLVPPMAILPVLFIAFGLEELAKVMLIFIGITPFIIRDLQLRTMEIPEEQIIKMQTLGANTWQIIVRLVWPQIMPRLISAVRLSLGSAWLFLIAAEAIAATDGLGYRIFLVRRYLAMDVILPYVLWITLLAFVIDFLLNRYSRWRYPWFHGRAS
- a CDS encoding urea amidolyase associated protein UAAP1, whose protein sequence is MSETLIYDYTMPGGHHWSFRMRRGTRLRLTDLEGGANAALLFYNPENLLERYNAPDTLKGQHTFKLTRGNCLYSDMGRCFASVIEDSFGWHDTVCGNLSADACLKKYGEHSYQAFRNGWFLSGEASFLTELAKYGLTERDMAANLNLFSKVYTDEAGNLAYDPSASKPGAQVVLRFDMDTLVLMHTCPHPLNPASAYPRHPVKVEFLTGPAMTEDDYCLNFRPENRRALENTRLYYLDPAISPTVAYQNP
- a CDS encoding ABC transporter ATP-binding protein; amino-acid sequence: MAIIELKNLWKEYGPDVVLERLNASVRTGEFVTIVGASGCGKTTFLKMLLGTESPTRGELLLDGKPIAAEPDETRGIVFQRYSVLPHLTALRNVMLAGELEASRFLGHTFGRQRMALQNEARQMLEEVGLGHALDKYPHELSGGMQQRLALAQALMKKPRILLLDEPFGALDPGIRRDMHKLVLKLWREQQLTVFMITHDLDEGFYLGTRLWVFDKDRLDPQAPNAYGARITYDLPVGRDEPQALDTIADRVDSTARVLND
- a CDS encoding glutathione S-transferase family protein, producing the protein MQLVIGNKNYSSWSLRPWLLMSAFGLQFEEIQESLQKENIQNRLRRYSPTCRVPVLIDGGVTVWDSLAICEYVSEAYLEGQGWPADRWARAQARAICTEMHAGFSAIRSEMPMNCRARRQVELSEVARKEVARIDAIWTEYSTQYGELGPWLFGSFSIADCFFAPVAFRFLTYGVELSDGAQQYAARLRDHDSMRRWRSAALEEKEVLPEEEVGVDLN
- the eutC gene encoding ethanolamine ammonia-lyase subunit EutC produces the protein MLPDEPWRRLRRFTNARIGMGRAGNGLPTKHLLDFRVAHAMARDSVHSALDFDALEQALTSRIAHCPQIIRIASRVTDRAEYLQRPDLGRRVVEADIVKLETGEWDIVFVIADGLSAEAVSRNAPDLLAETLPQLSSLRVGPLVLAGQGRVGIGDEIGERLGARMVVMLIGERPGLSSPASLGAYITWQPRLGRQNSERNCISNIHADGLVPPVAAVRLVSLIRGAMKMELTGVGLKDRGQLIEGEAPD